From Aedes albopictus strain Foshan chromosome 1, AalbF5, whole genome shotgun sequence, one genomic window encodes:
- the LOC109405092 gene encoding protein Spindly yields the protein MSAANQTIIADIQSLTGDELAEQYRRLADAYRTLKRAHEDELQASYELRRNYQTASESVTYMSAELESIDSVHKEELAKLKEKYVLTLTGLKDSNADLKQYNSTLEATVDDLQKQTSALKEKIEELEAGSANSESVTGNSTLNSEKEAFLERENEELKQAIAEQQEKIDTLMLQLVNSESTVENLKEKIECVEDNLSSKRQELEEIRTLLDSTQEENMRLNGEIAALRSAPQDANKKGNSLFAEVDDQRQKMIEMLQSQRKRYTEMKKLYSESQFQIRRLTRENEELCNEIKACSELFAKADNTFRDESSRQISSLGKDVQQLREQLAATERRLLEKANDINWVDPFVSFYRNESGNLKTALFQSQMAKRLVDEICWEAQRDLAKWRFEALKSRYIIINRESLLEEHGIAFETLDAFQLGIHIDEATVAKATPHVGFTPAVVKSTQEACPDLNPLGDLENDLNSLALDELHHPSPLILPPPPPPMPLSKPPTKQLPEKVETITPLATPLVTPIQSPKSDQKSSKPLTNPLPYRDIVFIPKNAPLTDSLKKKNFAEMLEKTQAEDSASKSSAFSAVKIADDEEKENLGRRQQEQDSAQSKAWGWISEKRTKNNIVVRRFKFPERKFPVEGQKEA from the exons ATGAGTGCCGCGAACCAAACCATCATTGCCGACATCCAGTCACTAACCGGGGACGAGCTGGCCGAACAGTACCGCCGTTTGGCCGATGCCTACCGAACGTTGAAGCGAGCGCACGAAGACGAGCTGCAGGCCAGCTATGAATTGCGACGGAACTACCAGACGGCGTCCGAATCGGTGACGTACATGAGCGCCGAACTGGAATCGATCGATTCCGTCCACAAGGAGGAGCTGG CCAAATTGAAGGAGAAATACGTACTGACGCTGACCGGCCTGAAGGACTCCAATGCCGATCTCAAACAGTACAACTCCACCCTGGAAGCCACAGTGGATGATCTGCAGAAACAAACGTCGGCACTAAAGGAAAAAATCGAAGAGTTGGAGGCGGGTTCCGCAAACTCCGAGTCTGTGACGGGAAACTCAACATTGAATTCGGAAAAGGAAGCTTTCTTGGAGAGGGAAAATGAGGAACTCAAGCAAGCCATAGCTGAACAGCAGGAGAAAATTGATACGTTGATGTTGCAACTGGTCAACTCCGAAAGCACAGTGGAAAATCTCAAGGAAAAGATTGAGTGTGTTGAAGACAATCTGAGTTCGAAACGGCAAGAGCTGGAGGAGATTAGAACACTGTTGGATTCGACACAGGAAGAAAACATGCGATTGAATGGGGAAATTGCTGCGCTGAGGAGTGCACCTCAAGATGCGAACAAGAAAGGCAACTCGCTGTTTGCCGAAGTAGACGATCAGCGACAGAAGATGATCGAAATGCTGCAAAGCCAGCGGAAGCGATATACCGAGATGAAGAAACTGTACAGTGAAAGCCAGTTCCAGATCAGGAGGTTGACTCGGGAAAACGAGGAACTGTGCAACGAAATCAAGGCATGCAGTGAGCTGTTCGCCAAAGCGGACAACACCTTTCGTGACGAGAGCAGTCGACAGATCAGTTCCCTGGGGAAGGATGTCCAACAATTGCGGGAACAGCTGGCAGCGACCGAGAGGCGTCTGTTGGAGAAGGCCAACGACATTAATTGGGTGGATCCTTTTGTTTCGTTCTATCGAAATGAGAGTGGCAATTTGAAGACTGCGCTGTTCCAATCTCAGATGGCCAAACGATTGGTAGACGAGATCTGCTGGGAAGCTCAACGAGATTTGGCCAAGTGGCGCTTTGAAGCCCTCAAGTCGCGTTACATCATAATCAATCGCGAGTCTCTTCTAGAGGAACACGGAATCGCTTTTGAAACTCTGGACGCTTTTCAACTGGGAATTCACATTGATGAAGCAACTGTGGCCAAAGCCACACCCCATGTGGGCTTCACTCCAGCAGTTGTGAAGTCCACTCAGGAAGCATGCCCTGACCTCAATCCCCTGGGTGATCTAGAGAATGATTTGAATTCTCTCGCCCTAGATGAGTTGCATCACCCTTCTCCTTTGATACTACCACCTCCGCCGCCACCAATGCCTCTGTCGAAGCCCCCTACGAAACAACTGCCGGAAAAGGTCGAAACAATCACACCGCTTGCTACGCCTCTGGTAACACCGATCCAGTCCCCCAAGTCCGACCAGAAAAGCTCCAAACCCCTAACAAATCCCCTCCCCTACCGAGACATTGTGTTCATCCCGAAAAACGCCCCCCTGACCGACAGCCTAAAGAAGAAAAATTTCGCCGAAATGCTCGAGAAGACACAAGCGGAGGATTCTGCCTCGAAATCGTCGGCATTCAGCGCCGTAAAGATCGCAGATGACGAAGAGAAAGAAAATTTGGGACGACGGCAACAGGAGCAAGACTCAGCGCAATCCAAAGCCTGGGGCTGGATATCGGAGAAACGAACCAAGAACAACATCGTGGTGAGGAGGTTCAAGTTTCCCGAACGAAAGTTCCCCGTCGAGGGGCAGAAGGAAGCATGA